From Bacillus pumilus, one genomic window encodes:
- the sodA gene encoding superoxide dismutase SodA, whose product MAFKLPELPYAYDALEPHIDKETMTIHHTKHHNTYVTNLNKAIEGVSALEDQSIEELVANLNSVPENIRTAVRNNGGGHANHSLFWTLLSPNGGGAPTGELADAIEKELGGFEKFKSDFAAAAAGRFGSGWAWLVVNNGKLEITSTPNQDSPLTEGKTPILGLDVWEHAYYLNYQNRRPDYISAFWNVVNWDEVARLYSEAK is encoded by the coding sequence ATGGCTTTTAAACTTCCAGAATTACCATATGCTTACGATGCATTAGAACCACATATCGACAAGGAAACAATGACGATTCACCACACAAAACACCACAACACATACGTAACAAACTTAAACAAAGCAATCGAAGGTGTATCAGCTCTTGAAGATCAATCAATCGAAGAGCTAGTGGCTAACCTAAACTCTGTGCCTGAAAACATTCGTACAGCTGTACGTAACAATGGCGGAGGACATGCTAACCACTCATTATTCTGGACGCTTCTTTCACCAAACGGTGGCGGCGCACCGACTGGTGAACTTGCAGATGCAATCGAAAAAGAATTAGGCGGATTTGAAAAATTCAAATCTGATTTCGCTGCAGCAGCTGCAGGACGCTTTGGTTCTGGTTGGGCATGGCTTGTTGTGAACAATGGCAAACTTGAAATCACAAGCACGCCAAACCAAGATTCTCCTTTAACTGAAGGAAAAACACCAATTCTAGGACTTGACGTTTGGGAGCATGCTTACTACCTAAACTACCAAAACCGTCGTCCTGATTACATTTCAGCTTTCTGGAATGTTGTGAACTGGGATG
- a CDS encoding DUF456 domain-containing protein produces the protein MDVLYWILVICAFIIAFVGLVYPIIPSVVFMVLGFILYGFFFSFEPLTLTFWLIQAVFTAVLFAADYVSNLIGVKRFGGSRAAIWGSTIGLLTGPFVIPIAGIIIGPFIGSVIAELLVHQKDVKTSVKVGLGSLIGFISGVFAKGLIQALMLGIFLFYVLR, from the coding sequence TTGGACGTGCTGTATTGGATTCTGGTTATCTGTGCATTTATCATTGCGTTTGTTGGACTTGTTTATCCAATTATCCCTAGCGTGGTCTTTATGGTTCTCGGATTTATTCTATATGGTTTCTTTTTCAGCTTCGAGCCGCTTACACTGACGTTCTGGCTCATTCAAGCCGTGTTTACCGCGGTATTATTTGCGGCAGATTATGTCTCAAACCTCATTGGGGTCAAGCGTTTTGGCGGCAGTCGTGCAGCTATTTGGGGAAGCACCATTGGGTTATTAACCGGTCCTTTTGTGATTCCCATTGCAGGAATTATCATTGGTCCATTTATCGGAAGTGTCATTGCAGAGCTCCTTGTTCATCAAAAAGATGTGAAGACGAGTGTGAAAGTGGGATTAGGCTCATTAATCGGGTTTATATCAGGTGTATTTGCCAAAGGATTGATTCAAGCGCTGATGCTGGGCATCTTTTTATTTTATGTCCTTCGCTAA
- a CDS encoding DUF1189 domain-containing protein, which produces MNVFKLLLKGIYSPKDIAKARFTGIGKAILFIFILSIIAAVPQGYHMSQEISNAMSGFQHVIKKDLPDFSIEKGKLQADQSAPIEKEENGITIIFDPAEKIKASELESKQTAIALLKEKAVIAIDGQMTDIPYQLLGGTLTKDELARVTNQNQAIIIPVIWVLLYLSTAALMFISATFLAMLGTFIKRMQQKELSFQMLWKLSAYSLTLTTVFFAIMSALNTPVANSFLLNWIINFIFLYLVVKEIPAKHKPLVKS; this is translated from the coding sequence TTGAACGTATTTAAACTATTGTTAAAAGGCATTTATTCACCAAAAGATATTGCTAAAGCACGGTTTACAGGGATTGGCAAAGCGATTTTATTCATTTTTATCCTTTCGATCATCGCAGCAGTTCCTCAGGGTTATCATATGAGTCAAGAGATCTCGAATGCGATGTCAGGATTTCAGCATGTGATCAAAAAAGATTTACCTGATTTCTCAATCGAAAAAGGAAAGCTTCAAGCGGATCAAAGTGCACCGATAGAAAAAGAAGAAAACGGCATTACGATCATCTTTGATCCTGCTGAAAAAATAAAAGCAAGTGAGCTTGAATCAAAGCAAACGGCCATCGCATTATTAAAAGAAAAAGCAGTGATCGCCATTGATGGCCAAATGACAGATATCCCATACCAGCTGCTTGGCGGAACGCTGACAAAAGACGAACTCGCCCGCGTCACAAATCAGAATCAAGCGATTATTATCCCAGTTATCTGGGTGCTGCTGTATCTATCAACTGCGGCTCTCATGTTCATTAGCGCAACATTCCTTGCGATGCTTGGTACATTTATTAAACGCATGCAGCAAAAAGAGCTGTCTTTCCAAATGCTATGGAAGCTCTCCGCTTATTCACTCACATTAACAACGGTCTTTTTCGCTATCATGAGTGCATTAAACACGCCTGTTGCGAACTCATTTTTATTAAATTGGATCATTAACTTTATCTTCTTATATCTCGTCGTAAAGGAAATACCCGCTAAACATAAACCACTTGTCAAAAGTTAA
- a CDS encoding GNAT family protein, whose protein sequence is MKKISQQIYVRALTEEDAQPLLTLELENRSYFQQFTPLVKDDFFTLSRQIERIQRSVERCSKDEAYMHGIFLNETDDLIGTISLSSVVRGPVEGAWLGYVLDEKHGGKGYMTEAIRLIIDYAFDELHLHRIGAGVKPSNIGSIRVLEKTGFENEGLNRKKVKINGVWEDHYLFAIIHPDES, encoded by the coding sequence ATGAAGAAAATCAGTCAGCAGATATATGTGAGAGCGCTAACAGAAGAAGATGCACAGCCACTACTTACACTTGAGCTTGAGAATCGCTCCTATTTTCAGCAATTTACACCTTTGGTTAAAGACGATTTTTTCACGTTATCTCGTCAAATTGAACGAATTCAGCGCAGTGTGGAAAGGTGCTCAAAGGATGAAGCCTACATGCACGGTATTTTCTTAAATGAAACAGATGACTTAATTGGGACAATCTCATTAAGTTCTGTCGTTAGAGGCCCGGTAGAAGGAGCTTGGCTAGGGTATGTACTTGATGAAAAGCATGGCGGTAAAGGGTATATGACAGAAGCCATTCGTTTAATCATTGATTATGCCTTTGATGAACTGCACCTTCATCGTATTGGAGCTGGAGTAAAGCCGAGTAATATAGGTTCTATTCGTGTACTTGAAAAGACAGGTTTTGAAAATGAGGGATTGAATCGTAAAAAAGTAAAGATTAATGGTGTGTGGGAAGATCATTATTTGTTTGCGATCATTCATCCAGATGAATCATAG